The DNA window AGTGGCTGTGTGCATGCTGAACACGTTCCTGAAGATGCAGCACCACAGCCATGACCATCCAGAGTTTGTCGCCTACAGCCACCTGCGCATTCGCAGCAAGGTAAGCTCTTCAATGgacagtcctgtgtgtgtgtgtgtaaaaatgtggcACTGCAGTAATATAATGCCTGTCAATTGTGTCTGCTGTAATAAGGTGTATCGatgagaatttttttctttttacaataaGTGGAAATTGCTGTGTTTATGCAAATTGGCTGGATTTAGTGCTGTTTCATGGTGAACAGTGCTTTTTGTGTGAGGAATGCCTATGCCTTTCAATGAGGAAAACCACACAAGTATTTGTATGTAAAGACACAGTTAAGAGGAGTCtctcattactttttttttcctcccacatCCCTCCTCAGCGCTTCCCTTGGGGTGATGGCAACAAGTCCCTCTTCCACAATTCTTCTTGCAACGCTCTCCCTGATGGCTATGAGGAAGATGAACATTGAACTTCTCTCCGTACAGTGAAAAACGGCTCACTGTCCCGGGACCAGAGACAACCTTCCGTACTCCCCTGGTTTGCAGACCAGTGTCCGGACCATACCACCTCAAGCAGTTTACTGCCCTCTTTAAATTGTGTTTACTTGATCCAGTGTCTTTACTCAAGACACCCTATTCAGTAGTTACATTTTTTGGTCCATGTACACAATGTTTGTTCTAACTTatcctaaataaaataattcaattattaCTGGAACATTTGAATTTTTGATTTTCTGAGCACAGATGGGAGATCCATGTGTTCACTATTAGTTTTGAAACTCATTAACCTTTCCCCTCAAACACTTTATTCAGAGCAAGGCTGGCTTTATTAGTGTGATACATTTGGAACATCCACTGCTGCCTGCTTTGGGTATTATTTGgtctgaacattttcattttgagatttGATTATACTGGGTGTTCAAATTGTCTATATTTTTTCTGGCAGTGGGTGGTGCATTGTGACTTAGTACAGGCCTTTGGAGCAATTCTGTTTGCATATTGaggttttggaaataaaatttttccAACTCATGTTCCGTCTGCATTTGTAAACCTGGGGAAATAATTTCGTTTTAGAAGAATGAGGATAACAACGAGGAAACCAATCCGCTCTGTTTGTCCTTGCGGGTCCTTGTACTACAGGAAGGTTCTCACATGACTGCGTTCTTGTGACTCGCATTTAGTCTACTTCAATAAGTCGAATGAGTTTAATGGCGAAGTGAAACAAAAAACGTTAAGAAATAGACAGTGCAAAACTGAATCGACCTAACACAAAGTTATAGTTTTGTTACTATTTTTAAGCCGGTTTGCCAAATTAGCCGGCTAGTTAACTGCTTTCCAGTGGAAGTTACTAGCTGACTAGCTATCAAGTTCGCTTCTGTTCTGTTGAACGACAGCTTCGCAAACTGGTTCGCAGGGAGAGAggtaattatatataattaatctTAACATTATAACAACCGGCAAGCTacgtatttttatttattgctagtTGTTACAATGGAAGATGTTTGAACTTAGTTAATGGCTAAGTCAGAAAAGTTTGGTAGTTGGAAAAACCTTAACCAATCACAATGAAATTGGGAGAATCGGATCTCAAGCTAGCTGTCGGTACGTTTGCTCACCTCGGTAAAGAACTATAACGTTAGCTCGTGCAGTGCATCGTTTTGTGACGCACCCACGAAACGTCACTTCGCTGTGTAGCTAGCTTCAGTGTTAGCTGGCCAAGTCAGTGGACCACAATACAGTATTTGGTAATCGTTAGCAGCTGACGCCGCGGTGCTGGTTTCACAATCTGTCAGATAGAAAGAAGTTGGCgatttggaaaacaaaaagctGTCAAAGCTTAACAAACATTCctgttctgaaatattttgactCGCGACAACGTTACTTTTCTGCCACACGGCAGGTCCAGCCAATATGCAGAATTAAGCGTTTCCGACCACAGCacagtttatttgtattttagatgatgcaaaaaaaataaaaaataaatttcttcaCTTTAATGTGGAATTTACAGTTTGTTGAGCATCAGTAAACAGACATTATTTGCACGACACTAATTTTTGACCACTATGCCGACAAGAAGAGGGATGGAAAAGGAAGGAGCGAGGGGGGCTGAAGAGGGCTGCCTTTGAGAAACGAGTCACTGGATTTTCCAACCCTCATGGCTGAAGCCGCTACACCGGATCCGCGATGGTGAGGCTAGTATATTCGTCTCTCAGTGTCATTAGATTGCTAGCAAAACCATACGCTTTCAAATTCCTTTTGCCAATGCCAAAGAACCATGCATTCCTGTTTATTGTCCCCCTACATTTCGTGGTCATACTTTACCAATAGTCAAAAGCTTCCAGCCTGTACTTTTCAGATTGTTCCATAAGAATCAATTCACTGTACCATACACTATAGGTCCTAGGTACTTAACCATTTGATAAGTTTTTATTGTGTTggaaaaagttttattttcataaccaTGATGAGAATATAAAATCTCTTCGCTGCCAGATTTCAGGGTTAACAGGTTTgaatgctgtattttaaacCATAGGTAACTTAATCTTTGGAGTTCGCCCTTGTTTTGTTATTTCGTAATGTACAGCAACGACAGTGCTATACTACTTTATTAGCTGTACAAAGCTGTAAAAGTAGGCTATCTAACTGGGATGTTCAGAGCAGGTAATCTTTGGTTACTACCTCAAGGGTAAATATTGGATGAGAAATTAATATCATTTGTGAATGCTAAGGTATCTCCATAATAAGTGTCTTGGCTACTTGGAAAACATTTCTAATGATAATAAGTATGTAATGAGACAAACTGACAAATTGCAGATCACAACACATTGAAGGATAGTTTGGTCTCATTATGCAGTTTTCTTGTGGCTTTTTAACATTACTCCAGTTCATTGCtcatttacttttacattaATCCAGCTGTCTCCCATGCAGATAGTCAACTGAAACTGAAGGGCTGCAGCAGACCCTAGTGAATGTAACTTCAGTGTgaactttttgtttatttgtgtatttactgtttttggttttttgagAACTTCAGTTATTTAAAGTAACAGTTAGGAAAATATTAAcacttaaataaattaataggtAGACAGTGCGTACCATTTTGTTTCCCGCATTCTTctagattaaatatttgaagACCTGAATATTAGATTAGatgattagattagattcaactttattgtcattgcagaGAATACACGTActgagacaacgaaatgcagttagcatctaaccagaagtgcaaaagaagcagtaaagtgcagtaaggtgtatgtacatatatatatataatataaatgtatgtataatataaatatagaatatggaaaatgaaaagcgaagttatatacagtatgaaagtgAATAAAGGGgatagcccccccccacccccgggggtatccgggggtggggggggggctatcaCCGTGGTGCAGAGTTCAGCAAGGTGACAGCTGAGGGGAAGAAGCTGTTCCTGAACCTGCTGGTCCTAGAACGGAGGTTCCTGTAGCACCtcccagagggaaggagggcaaACAGACTGTGGCTGGGGTGAGAGGTGTCCCTGGCGATGCTGTGTTGCCATACCAAACTGTGATGCAGTTGGTGAGGATGCTTTCAATCGTGCAGCGGTAGAAGTTCACCAGAGtctgaggagacagatgggctTTCCTCAGTCTCCTCAGGAAGAAGAGACGCTGGTGAGCCTTCTTGACCAGGGTCGAAGTGTTGAGGGCCCAGGAGAGGTCCTCGGAGATGTGGACGCCCAGGAACTTAAAGCTGGTGACACGCTCAACCTCCGTCCCGTCGATGCAGATGGGGGTGTGCGTGCCTCCTTTGGTCTTTCTGAAGTCCACAATGAGCTTCCTGAAAGAGGTAGAATATGCTGTGCTTTTTCACCTTCTGACTGAGAGCCGTTTGGTCTTGTGGTGCCCAGGTGCTGTTACTTCTTCCTCTACgatgggtcaaaggtcaaggagGAAGGTGACCC is part of the Anguilla anguilla isolate fAngAng1 chromosome 10, fAngAng1.pri, whole genome shotgun sequence genome and encodes:
- the LOC118206633 gene encoding cytochrome c oxidase subunit 6A, mitochondrial, with amino-acid sequence MAAFGRISQVLYRSTLTQTRRQLSAAVHGEEHQAARTWKILSFVVALPGVAVCMLNTFLKMQHHSHDHPEFVAYSHLRIRSKRFPWGDGNKSLFHNSSCNALPDGYEEDEH